One segment of Neobacillus endophyticus DNA contains the following:
- a CDS encoding NADPH-dependent FMN reductase, which produces MTNEKLNIGIILGSTRQGRVSPQVGEWVKGIADQRGDAHYEIVDITDYNLPFFGTTDGAEPGIKAWNDKLFSLDGFVFIVQEYNHSITGALKNALDLAREAWNDKAAGIVSYGGSGGTRAAEHLRGICGELLIADVKTHPTLSLFTDFENFSTFKPAELHVNNVNLMLSQVVAWSGALKSLRK; this is translated from the coding sequence ATGACAAATGAAAAATTAAACATCGGAATTATTCTAGGAAGCACTCGCCAGGGCCGAGTTAGCCCACAAGTGGGGGAATGGGTAAAAGGAATTGCTGATCAACGTGGTGATGCTCATTATGAAATTGTAGATATTACGGATTACAACCTTCCGTTTTTCGGAACTACGGATGGGGCAGAACCGGGAATTAAAGCTTGGAATGATAAGCTGTTTAGTTTAGATGGATTTGTATTCATTGTCCAAGAATACAATCACAGCATTACAGGAGCTTTAAAAAATGCACTTGATTTAGCCCGTGAAGCTTGGAATGATAAAGCGGCAGGTATCGTCAGCTACGGGGGAAGCGGGGGAACTCGTGCAGCTGAACATTTACGTGGGATTTGCGGAGAATTACTAATTGCCGATGTGAAAACACACCCAACCTTATCATTATTTACTGACTTTGAAAATTTCTCCACGTTCAAACCAGCTGAACTGCATGTTAATAACGTCAATCTCATGCTTAGCCAAGTAGTAGCCTGGAGTGGAGCATTAAAATCCTTGAGAAAATAG